From Vitis vinifera cultivar Pinot Noir 40024 chromosome 5, ASM3070453v1, the proteins below share one genomic window:
- the LOC109121444 gene encoding LRR receptor-like serine/threonine-protein kinase EFR has product MSSWNDSLHFCQWQGVTCSRRRQRVTALRLEGQSLAGSLPPIGNLTFLRELVLSNNNLQGSIPTDIGLLRRMQHLNLSTNSLQGEIPIELTNCSNLKTVDLTRNNLTGQIPLHVGHMLKLLLLWLGANDLTGVVPFTLGNLSSLQHLSVAYNHLEGNIPHELGRLKSLKYLYLDVNNLSGMILPSLYNWSSPIEFFVSGNILTGNFTPNMRFNFPQLRKFGIAGNQFTGVIPDTLSNISGLEHLDLGNNYLTGQVPDSLGVLKDLY; this is encoded by the coding sequence ATGAGTTCCTGGAATGACTCACTGCATTTCTGTCAGTGGCAGGGGGTTACATGCAGTCGCCGACGTCAGAGGGTCACAGCCTTGAGGTTGGAGGGTCAGAGCTTAGCTGGTTCCTTACCTCCTATTGGGAACTTAACATTCCTGAGAGAGTTGGTGTTGTCCAACAATAACTTGCAGGGTTCTATCCCCACTGACATTGGTCTTTTGCGACGAATGCAGCATCTCAATCTCAGCACAAATTCTCTCCAAGGTGAGATTCCCATTGAGCTGACCAACTGTTCAAACCTCAAGACTGTGGACTTAACAAGGAACAATCTGACCGGGCAGATTCCCTTGCACGTTGGCCATATGTTGAAACTCCTACTTCTATGGCTTGGTGCCAACGATCTAACAGGGGTTGTCCCATTTACTTTGGGAAACCTGTCATCTCTTCAACATCTGTCCGTTGCGTACAATCATTTGGAGGGAAATATTCCACATGAATTAGGTCGTTTGAAGAGcttgaaatatttatatttggatGTAAATAACCTATCTGGTATGATTCTTCCCTCACTCTATAATTGGTCATCTCCCATTGAATTTTTTGTATCTGGCAACATTCTAACTGGAAATTTTACTCCAAACATGAGGTTTAATTTTCCTCAACTCCGCAAGTTTGGCATAGCAGGGAATCAGTTTACCGGAGTAATTCCAGATACACTATCCAATATTTCAGGACTTGAACATTTGGATCTAGGTAACAATTATCTAACTGGCCAAGTCCCTGATAGCTTAGGAGTGCTCAAGGATCTCTATTGA